The following is a genomic window from bacterium.
GCACGGCGGCGCGCCCCACCATAACGCCGTCGGCGCCCGTATCCTCGAGGAGCTTCGCGGCGTCTTGTGGCGTTTCGATGCCGCCGTTGGCCCACACCGGCACGGCCGCCGCGGCCGCGATCTCTCTCACGGCGGCGCAATCCACCGGCCCGCGCAGGCCCTGCTCGAGGGTCCGGCCGTGCACGGTCAAGGCCGCCACCCCTTCTTCGCACAGCAGCTTCGCCGCGGCCAGGGCGCGTTTCTCCCCGGCGGCGTCCCCCAACCTCATCTTCGCGGTAACGGGCACCGGCGACGCGGCGACGACGGCTCGAGCGACTTTACGAAGCGTCACCATATCGCCCGCAAGCGCCGCGCCGGCCCGTTGCTTCCGTATCTTCGGGGCGGGGCAGCCCAGGTTGACGTCGACGAGAGGGAAGCCGGCGCCGGCGGCTATCTTCGCCGCCTCGGCCATGGCGGCGGGGCGCGCGCCGAATATCTGCGCCGCTACCACCGACGCGTCGTCGTCGCCGGTGGCCAGGAGGCGCGTCGTCTTCTCGTTGCGGCGGATAAGGCCCTCGGCCGAGACGAGCGGCGTTACGGCGAACGCGCAGCCGAAGCGCGCGACCGCGGCGCGGAACGGGTACTCGGTGTAGCCGGCCAGCGGCGCCAGCCCCACCCGTCCGGGTACCTCGACGTTGCCTATTCTTATCGTCGCCGGCTTTAACGGTCCCGCCACTCCTAACCTTCCCGGGGCGCGAGCTTGTTCACCATATCCACGGCTTTGCGCGCCAGCTTCACCGCGACCTCGGC
Proteins encoded in this region:
- a CDS encoding tRNA-dihydrouridine synthase; protein product: MAGPLKPATIRIGNVEVPGRVGLAPLAGYTEYPFRAAVARFGCAFAVTPLVSAEGLIRRNEKTTRLLATGDDDASVVAAQIFGARPAAMAEAAKIAAGAGFPLVDVNLGCPAPKIRKQRAGAALAGDMVTLRKVARAVVAASPVPVTAKMRLGDAAGEKRALAAAKLLCEEGVAALTVHGRTLEQGLRGPVDCAAVREIAAAAAVPVWANGGIETPQDAAKLLEDTGADGVMVGRAAVRRPYLINHVEEYLAHGEAPAPPSRAALAEAILFHFEKAASLDGEERAARQFRKHLLAYLKDAPGAKALRPRAAAVACRDDVVNVLDEFKKLPDYGPP